Genomic DNA from Bernardetia sp.:
ATACTATTTCAATATCTGTCGGTGTTTCATAGAAATCTTCTAATACATCTGTTTGAATTCTATTATGAGAAAGGTCTAAATAAGAAAGTTTACTTGGTAAAGGCAAGCTCACTGGAGGAACATCTCTAAAATCGTTGTAGGAAAGAATAAGTGTAGTGAGTGAAGGGGCATAATATAACTGAATCGGAATTCTGTCTTCTAACTTATTATGAGAAAAATTACAGGTTACAAGTTTTTTGAGTTGTCCAAGTGAAGCAGGCAGTTTTTGTGTCAGATTATTATTTTGTAGTAATAATGTCTTTAAATCTTCTAAGTTTGAAATTTGTGGAGAGAGATAAAACACATACCCATTGCTAGATAAATCTAAATAAGTAAGCCTACTCAAACTATAGAGCGAGTTGGGCAAGCCTCTATTTTTCCCAAGTTTGTTTGATGCTGCTGACAAAACTTTCAAATTGGGCATAGCAGAAATGATAATTCCTAAATCTGAATCAAAACCATTACCTGCTAAGTAAAACTCCTCTAGTCTATTCAAGTTTCTCAGTGTATTGGGTAAAGCTCCTGTAAAACGTGAACTTGCAATATTGAATTTTTTCAGATTTCTAAAGTTTCCAAACTGAGATTGCATTGTTCCAACAAAATTATTTGCTCCAATATATAGTTCCTCCAAATTTGTAAGTAAAAACAGACCTGTTGTATCAGAAATTGGACTGGTATAGCCATTTTGAGACAGATTCAAAACTTTTAATTGACGCATTCTGCCAAAAATAGAAGGAACATTTCCGTAACTTGCTCTATAACTTGTAGCTGCAATATTTAGGTAGGTTAGATTAGATAATGAAGTCAGCATTTCCAAAGAGCCTTTTAAGCTATTAACAGAAATATCTAATTTTCTTAATGAAGCTAGTCTGCTAAGTGTATTGGGTAGGCTATCTTTAAGACCTCTTCTGCCTAAGTTTAGTTCGACAACACGCTGATTTTCTATTACCACTCCACTCCAAGTGGTTGCATTTTCTTCCAGTTGCCAAGGGTTTGACCAGTTTCTTCCATTCGTTGTTTGGTAGAGTTCTACCAAAACCAAAGAATCATTAGTAACTATATTCTGCTGACCAAAACTGAAAGACAAAATACAACTATATAAGATAAGTATAAAAAGAAGGGGACGTATATATTTTTGCATGACAGTAATTTGAAAAAAGTATAAAACTAAAAAATGGAATTTCTTTTTGTTTCTGAGTCTGTTTGTCCAAAAAGACGAATACCCAAAAGAATTTCATTTGTTGTTCCTAAAGAATTAATATTATTTTCGTTGTTATTATTTAAGTTAGAAAATTCATAAGAGTAAGCAATATCTAGCCAAGACGTAATACGAGTTCCTAGAAAAGTTTGAATAGCTCTTTGGTGGCGATAGTTTATGGCTGTCCAAATGAGTTCATTATAAGCAAATTTTGCATTCAAGTCCCAGTTGAGGTCTGTTGTTTTGCTAACGTGCATCAAAATAGAGGGAGAGAAAATAAAATGCTCACTAACATTGATATTCAAACCTCCAGAAACTAAATAATAACGTTCCAAGTTATTGTTTTGTCCGATATTTACATTATTTTCAAAAAGTTGGCGTACTTCAAAACCACCAAAAAAATGGTCGTCGTGTAGCCAAATTCCAATATTTGCATCAGGTATAGTGCTTTGCTGATTATTCTGAATAGCATTATCATTAGGATGGTATAATGTCGCTTTTGAAGCATCAAAACCAATGGTTTTTAGACCAAAAGATGCCCCAAAAGACATTCGAAGTCTAGAATTAGCATCCCACTCATCACGCTGCGATAAAGTCAAATGATAAGCATAACGAGCATACAGTCCTGTTTCACTCCAAAGCCCAGCCATATTGTGATAGGCTTCCAAACCTACTGCATGATAATTGGTGTTTAAAACAACATTATTCCCTTGTGAGAGAGGAGTTTGGGCTAAAAATGCAAAGCTACTAGGTGCGCCTTCTATTCCACTCCACTGTCTGCGATAATTTGTTCTGATGTCTAATGCGTTTTGAGTTCCTAAAGCAGCAGAGTTTACACTTGTCCAGTTCCACAAGTAATTTCCAGAAAACATAGGATTTTGTGCCTTAACACTATAAAACCCTACAAGCGTAAAAAAATATATAAAAGCTATTCGAATTTTCATATTATAAGCACCAGTTTAAAAATGGTATAAAATCAATTTTTATATAAAATCAGATAATTTTAAAGAGTGTAACTATCTGATTAACAGATAGTTTTGTTTCTTTAACAATAATTTCACAAAAATAAAGCCTATATTTTTAGCTTAAACTTAGATTAGAGGACACTACAATATCATTCTTGCATTAATAGGTTGTTTGGAACAGGAAAGATGCAATATTTTGATATTTAAAGCACTTCTATTTTAAGAAAAAAAATTGCTGCCATTCATTTTTTGTTGAAAAAAGTAAAAATAAAGTGATGAGTCAATAAAAAAGTTAAGTTTTTCCACTTCCAAAGAAAATTTTCTTTTTCCTAGAAAATAACTAACCATAAATTTATTTTTTACGTTAGCTTGACTAACACTACTTTTTTAGCGTGCTGCTTTTCTTGAAAAGATGCTATTTTTTTCGGAAAACAGAATATCTAATTTAAATACTTACTATGAAAACTTATCTGTTGTTTTTCTTTCTACTTTCTTTATCTATCTTTTCTTGCACTATCCGAACAAGTAAAAATGGAGAAGAATTAACCATTGATTTTGATGGACAAAAATTTAGTCAAGCCTTAGAAGAGGCAAATGCAGCTATTCTCAAATCTGAATTGGGTTGTGATTACATCATGACAAATGCTGGTTTAGATAGTGTTTTAGAAGAGGTAGACGATACGTGGTTTGCTTCTAATAAACTAGACGTTGTAAGAGACCAAATCAAAGAAAAAAATGCTTGTTTGAATATCTATCAAGTAGTTTCTATGATTGACTATATTCCAGAAGATGATAGGTTCGAATTTGCTCGTTTTGCGTATGGTAGAACCGTAGATAGATATGATTTTGATAAAGTAAAAGCCTATTTGAAAGATGAAGCAGAGAAAGAAAAACTAGAAGCTATCTATGAAAATGATAAAGGTTCTCAA
This window encodes:
- a CDS encoding PorP/SprF family type IX secretion system membrane protein, which gives rise to MKIRIAFIYFFTLVGFYSVKAQNPMFSGNYLWNWTSVNSAALGTQNALDIRTNYRRQWSGIEGAPSSFAFLAQTPLSQGNNVVLNTNYHAVGLEAYHNMAGLWSETGLYARYAYHLTLSQRDEWDANSRLRMSFGASFGLKTIGFDASKATLYHPNDNAIQNNQQSTIPDANIGIWLHDDHFFGGFEVRQLFENNVNIGQNNNLERYYLVSGGLNINVSEHFIFSPSILMHVSKTTDLNWDLNAKFAYNELIWTAINYRHQRAIQTFLGTRITSWLDIAYSYEFSNLNNNNENNINSLGTTNEILLGIRLFGQTDSETKRNSIF